Proteins from one Algicella marina genomic window:
- the trmFO gene encoding methylenetetrahydrofolate--tRNA-(uracil(54)-C(5))-methyltransferase (FADH(2)-oxidizing) TrmFO, producing the protein MSTPIHIVGGGMAGSEAAWQIAEAGQPVVLHEMRPVTGTFAHQTDGLAELVCSNSFRSDDSEQNAVGLLHWEMRAAGGLIMHTADRHSLPAGGALAVDREAFSEEVTERLNAHPNVTIERGEITGLPPESWGSTIIATGPLTSQALAQEILAATGEDALAFFDAIAPIVYADSVDMEKAWFQSRYDKGETEEDRTAYLNCPIDRQQYEAFLDALLAAEKTEFKDWEQDTPYFEGCLPVEVMAERGRETLRYGPMKPVGLTNPHNPTVKAHAIVQLRRDNALGTLFNIVGFQTKMKYAAQTQVLRMIPGLENAEFARLGGIHRNTFINSPRLLDEQLRMKSRPDLRFAGQITGVEGYVESAAMGLLAGRLAAAEALGNALRPPPPTTAMGALVTHITGGAEAKTFQPMNVNFGLFPAVEGLKGGRRGRKDRYKAYTDRAKQDFTAWLGQHAAA; encoded by the coding sequence ATGAGCACCCCAATCCACATCGTCGGCGGCGGCATGGCCGGGTCCGAGGCCGCCTGGCAGATCGCCGAGGCCGGCCAGCCCGTTGTTCTTCATGAAATGCGTCCTGTCACTGGCACATTCGCCCATCAGACCGACGGCCTCGCCGAACTCGTCTGTTCCAACTCCTTCCGCTCCGACGACAGTGAGCAGAATGCCGTCGGCCTCCTACATTGGGAAATGCGTGCTGCCGGTGGCCTCATCATGCACACAGCCGATCGCCACAGCCTGCCTGCCGGCGGCGCTCTCGCCGTCGACCGGGAGGCCTTTTCTGAGGAAGTCACCGAAAGGCTCAACGCCCACCCCAATGTTACCATCGAACGGGGCGAGATCACCGGCCTGCCGCCCGAAAGCTGGGGCAGCACCATCATCGCAACCGGCCCTCTCACGTCGCAGGCCCTGGCGCAGGAAATCTTGGCCGCCACCGGCGAAGATGCACTCGCCTTCTTCGACGCCATTGCGCCCATCGTCTACGCTGACAGCGTCGATATGGAAAAGGCATGGTTCCAATCCCGCTACGACAAGGGCGAGACGGAGGAGGATCGTACCGCCTATCTCAACTGTCCCATAGACAGGCAACAGTATGAAGCCTTCCTCGACGCGCTCCTCGCCGCCGAGAAAACGGAATTCAAGGATTGGGAGCAGGACACCCCCTACTTCGAGGGCTGCCTGCCGGTGGAGGTCATGGCCGAACGCGGCCGTGAAACCCTGCGCTATGGTCCGATGAAACCCGTCGGTCTCACCAACCCGCACAACCCGACCGTAAAAGCCCATGCCATCGTCCAGCTTCGGCGGGACAATGCGCTCGGCACGCTGTTCAACATCGTCGGTTTCCAGACGAAGATGAAATACGCTGCACAAACGCAAGTGCTGCGCATGATCCCTGGGCTGGAGAACGCGGAGTTTGCCCGTCTCGGCGGCATCCACCGCAATACCTTCATCAATTCGCCGCGCCTGCTGGACGAGCAGTTGCGCATGAAGTCCCGTCCCGATCTCCGCTTCGCCGGCCAGATCACCGGCGTCGAAGGCTATGTCGAAAGTGCCGCCATGGGCCTGCTCGCCGGGCGTCTCGCTGCGGCAGAAGCGCTCGGCAACGCGCTGCGGCCACCGCCGCCCACCACCGCCATGGGCGCACTTGTCACGCACATCACCGGCGGTGCGGAAGCGAAGACCTTTCAACCCATGAATGTCAATTTCGGCCTCTTCCCTGCCGTCGAAGGCCTGAAGGGCGGCCGCCGCGGCCGCAAGGATCGCT
- the gyrA gene encoding DNA gyrase subunit A: MSDEQTPPEDDAPKKSAYDGPTITIEEEMETSFLDYAMSVIISRAIPDLRDGLKPVHRRILYAMDETGNTADKPYRKSARPVGDVMGKYHPHGDSAIYDALVRMAQDFSMSLPLLDGQGNFGSMDGDAPAAMRYTEVRMDNPANYLLADIDKNTVDFQDNYDGKDKEPVVLPARFPNMLVNGAGGIAVGMATNIPPHNLGEVIDATQALIEDPDLSSEALMEYVPAPDFPTGGQILGRSGARKAYLEGRGSVVIRAKTTVEEIRKDRFAIVAHEIPYQVNKSTLIERIAELARDKKIEGIAHVQDESDRFGVRVVVELRRDATAEVVLNQLFRFTPLQTSFGCNMLALNGGRPEQLTLRSFLTNFISFREEVVARRTAYELEKARERSHVLCGLAVAVENVDEVVATIRSSADAGEAREKLMTRRWPAEAIAAYIQLIDDPSHTMNDDGTYNLSEAQARAILELRLQRLTQIGVKEVTDELEELAAKIADYLDILRSRERIMAIISDELAEVKEKFAVPRRTEILEHAGDMEDEDLIERAEMVVTVSNSGYIKRTPLTEYREQKRGGKGTQGMATKDEDFVTTLFVANTHTPLLFFTTEGMVYKLKTWRLPQGGRNARGKAIVNILPIPQGTSIAAIMPVDRAEEEWDELQIVFATSEGDVRRNALSDFTNVMRNGKIAMKLPEGTSLINARIASEDDDVMLVTALGKAIRFPTTAVRVFKGRDSTGVRGIRLAEGDRVVSMAVIRHFEATSEERAAYLKMRRAVAGTDEDGAEEEEDAVADVALSQERYAEMSAAEDLILTISAKGSGKLSSSHGYPVRGRGGQGVAAMDKAMRGGNLVASFPVDLDDQIMLVTSTGQSIRCPVNGISYRSRSAGGVRVFNTGPGEEVVSVAWIAENSEDPADDES; this comes from the coding sequence GTGAGCGACGAGCAGACACCGCCGGAAGACGACGCACCGAAAAAGTCCGCCTACGACGGACCGACCATCACCATCGAAGAGGAAATGGAGACATCTTTCCTCGATTACGCGATGTCGGTAATCATCTCCCGCGCCATCCCTGACCTGCGCGACGGCCTCAAACCCGTTCACCGACGCATCCTCTACGCGATGGATGAAACCGGCAACACCGCCGACAAGCCCTACCGCAAATCCGCCCGCCCTGTGGGTGATGTCATGGGAAAGTATCACCCGCATGGTGACAGCGCCATTTACGACGCGCTGGTGCGCATGGCGCAGGATTTCTCGATGTCACTGCCGCTGCTGGACGGTCAGGGAAACTTCGGCTCCATGGATGGCGATGCCCCTGCAGCCATGCGCTACACCGAGGTGCGGATGGACAATCCGGCCAATTACCTGCTGGCGGACATCGACAAGAACACGGTGGATTTCCAGGACAATTATGACGGCAAGGACAAGGAGCCTGTGGTCCTGCCGGCGCGCTTTCCCAACATGCTCGTCAACGGTGCCGGTGGTATCGCCGTCGGCATGGCCACCAATATCCCGCCGCACAACCTCGGCGAGGTAATCGATGCGACGCAGGCGCTGATCGAAGACCCCGATCTGTCCTCGGAAGCACTGATGGAGTACGTCCCCGCACCCGATTTCCCTACCGGCGGGCAAATTCTCGGCCGCTCGGGCGCTCGAAAGGCCTATCTAGAGGGCCGCGGGTCCGTCGTTATCCGCGCAAAGACCACCGTGGAGGAAATCCGCAAGGACCGTTTCGCCATCGTCGCCCACGAGATCCCCTACCAAGTCAACAAGTCCACCCTGATCGAACGAATAGCCGAACTCGCCCGCGACAAGAAGATCGAGGGCATCGCCCATGTGCAGGACGAGTCTGACCGTTTCGGCGTCCGCGTCGTTGTGGAACTGCGGCGCGACGCGACGGCGGAAGTCGTCCTTAACCAGCTCTTCCGCTTCACGCCCCTGCAAACCAGCTTCGGCTGCAACATGCTGGCGCTCAACGGCGGCCGGCCGGAACAACTTACCCTCCGCAGCTTCCTCACCAACTTCATTTCCTTCCGTGAGGAAGTGGTTGCCCGCCGAACCGCCTATGAATTGGAAAAGGCGCGCGAACGGAGCCACGTTCTCTGTGGTCTCGCAGTCGCCGTCGAGAACGTGGACGAGGTGGTTGCCACCATCCGCAGTTCCGCCGATGCCGGCGAGGCACGGGAAAAACTGATGACCCGGCGTTGGCCGGCGGAGGCAATCGCGGCTTACATCCAACTGATTGACGACCCCAGCCATACAATGAACGATGATGGCACCTATAATCTCTCCGAAGCCCAGGCCCGCGCCATCCTCGAACTTCGCCTTCAGCGCCTGACCCAGATCGGGGTCAAGGAAGTCACAGACGAGTTGGAGGAACTGGCCGCTAAAATCGCCGACTACCTGGATATCCTGCGCTCCCGCGAACGGATTATGGCGATCATTTCCGACGAACTCGCGGAAGTGAAAGAGAAGTTCGCCGTGCCGCGCCGTACCGAGATCCTCGAACATGCGGGCGACATGGAGGACGAAGACCTGATCGAGCGGGCTGAAATGGTCGTCACCGTTTCGAACTCCGGTTACATCAAACGCACGCCGTTGACCGAGTACCGTGAACAGAAACGTGGCGGCAAGGGCACGCAGGGCATGGCCACGAAGGACGAGGATTTCGTCACCACGCTCTTCGTCGCCAACACCCACACGCCACTGCTGTTCTTCACGACAGAAGGCATGGTCTACAAGTTGAAGACATGGCGGCTTCCGCAGGGCGGGCGCAACGCGCGCGGCAAGGCGATTGTCAACATTCTGCCGATACCTCAAGGCACGTCGATCGCTGCGATCATGCCGGTCGACCGGGCGGAAGAGGAATGGGACGAGTTGCAGATCGTTTTCGCCACTTCGGAGGGCGACGTGCGCCGCAACGCGCTATCCGATTTCACCAACGTGATGCGCAATGGCAAGATAGCGATGAAATTGCCGGAGGGCACATCGCTGATCAACGCGCGTATTGCGTCCGAGGATGATGATGTCATGCTCGTCACGGCTTTGGGCAAGGCTATCCGGTTCCCAACTACAGCCGTCCGCGTGTTCAAGGGTCGCGATAGTACAGGCGTCCGTGGTATCCGACTGGCAGAGGGTGACCGCGTTGTGTCCATGGCCGTGATACGACACTTCGAAGCCACTTCCGAAGAACGCGCGGCCTATCTTAAGATGCGCCGCGCCGTGGCAGGTACAGATGAAGACGGTGCGGAGGAAGAAGAGGACGCCGTCGCGGATGTCGCTCTCTCGCAGGAGCGCTACGCTGAAATGTCCGCCGCCGAAGACCTGATCCTGACCATTTCCGCCAAGGGGTCGGGCAAACTGTCCTCCAGCCACGGCTATCCGGTGCGCGGGCGCGGGGGCCAGGGCGTGGCGGCAATGGACAAGGCAATGCGCGGCGGCAATCTTGTCGCTTCCTTCCCCGTCGATCTCGACGATCAGATCATGCTCGTCACTTCGACAGGGCAGTCAATCCGCTGCCCCGTCAACGGTATCTCCTACCGCTCGCGCAGCGCAGGGGGCGTGCGTGTGTTCAACACCGGCCCGGGTGAGGAAGTCGTCTCCGTTGCTTGGATCGCGGAAAATTCTGAAGATCCGGCAGACGACGAGTCCTGA
- the ssb gene encoding single-stranded DNA-binding protein, producing the protein MAGSLNKVMLIGNLGADPEIRSFQNGGKVCNLRVATSERWRDRNSGENRERTEWHTVAIFNERLADLAQQYLKKGSKVYLEGKLETRKWQDQSGQDRYSTEVVIRNFGGEMTFLDSPQGSGGGGGGSYGGGGGYSGGGGGSYGGGQSGPSGGSDLDDEIPF; encoded by the coding sequence ATGGCGGGAAGCCTCAACAAAGTCATGCTGATCGGCAACCTCGGCGCCGACCCCGAAATCCGCTCCTTCCAGAACGGCGGCAAGGTCTGCAACCTTCGCGTCGCCACCTCGGAACGCTGGCGCGACCGCAACAGCGGCGAGAACCGGGAGCGGACGGAGTGGCATACGGTAGCGATATTCAACGAGCGCCTCGCCGATCTTGCCCAACAGTATCTCAAAAAGGGCTCCAAGGTTTACCTCGAAGGAAAGCTCGAGACCCGCAAATGGCAGGATCAGTCCGGACAGGACAGGTACTCAACCGAGGTTGTCATCCGCAACTTCGGCGGCGAAATGACCTTCCTTGACAGCCCGCAGGGCTCGGGCGGCGGCGGTGGCGGCAGTTATGGCGGTGGCGGCGGCTACTCGGGTGGCGGCGGCGGCAGCTACGGCGGCGGCCAATCCGGACCGTCGGGCGGCAGCGATCTGGACGACGAGATCCCTTTCTGA
- a CDS encoding lytic transglycosylase domain-containing protein, translated as MRYLVLAFGLAALPVEVLAGDGILFGNSSSLPAYDRDLIRKPVPGKLKNVPPEPRIARSVDRPGVGLDVYSSGFYGTANVPKNEYTNIARAAAVRHGVPVELFLKLVTQESGWNPSAKSHKGAIGLAQLMPQTARGLGVNPHDPQQNLEGGARYLSRQYAKFRSWRLALAAYNAGPQAVEKYGGVPPYKETQNYVRIIYGR; from the coding sequence ATGCGGTATTTGGTTCTTGCGTTCGGGCTTGCGGCCCTTCCCGTGGAAGTGCTGGCGGGAGACGGCATTCTGTTCGGCAACTCCTCCAGCCTACCGGCATATGACCGGGACCTGATCCGCAAACCCGTCCCTGGAAAGCTGAAGAATGTACCGCCAGAGCCGCGGATTGCGCGGAGTGTGGACCGGCCGGGAGTGGGGCTGGATGTGTACAGTTCCGGCTTCTATGGCACTGCAAATGTTCCGAAAAACGAGTATACGAACATCGCGCGGGCGGCGGCGGTTCGGCACGGGGTGCCGGTGGAACTGTTCCTGAAACTGGTGACACAGGAAAGTGGTTGGAATCCTTCAGCAAAATCGCACAAGGGGGCGATCGGGCTGGCGCAATTGATGCCGCAAACGGCGCGGGGGTTGGGGGTTAATCCGCATGATCCGCAGCAGAACCTGGAAGGGGGCGCGCGCTACCTTTCGCGGCAGTACGCGAAGTTCCGGAGCTGGCGGCTGGCACTGGCGGCGTACAACGCCGGGCCGCAAGCCGTTGAAAAATATGGCGGAGTTCCGCCGTACAAGGAAACGCAGAACTACGTGCGGATCATCTACGGGCGCTGA
- a CDS encoding reverse transcriptase family protein, whose product MPKKQSDGGYHLKDSPFFRLRSRKQLAELLRVSANTLDEISHRSDLYVRRWKHKKLKDHERGAWLKQPPPPEKAESYRPIDIPDVQLKAMQKRIGDLLGRVKAPEFLFSPVKGRSYVENAAHHKESKAFWLLDVADYFPSCSANNVAHFFHRVLECSRDVTAVLVHLVTLNECLPQGSPCSPILAYYSNSHVWLAVEELVKARDCKLSLYADDITISGDVVPKALIWDIKKLIFGNGLRLKDSKEVSLINAPADITGVIVKEGGTHLPNRQLKMIAELKQLRARTTNPKLRGRLDEQISGRLSQRKQVENPKT is encoded by the coding sequence ATGCCGAAGAAGCAGTCTGACGGCGGTTACCATCTCAAGGATAGCCCATTTTTTCGCCTGAGAAGCCGGAAGCAACTTGCCGAGCTTCTTAGGGTATCCGCAAATACCTTGGACGAGATCAGCCACCGCAGTGACCTCTACGTCCGTCGCTGGAAGCATAAGAAGCTAAAGGATCATGAAAGAGGCGCATGGCTGAAACAGCCTCCCCCTCCGGAAAAGGCCGAGAGCTACCGACCTATCGACATTCCTGACGTGCAACTCAAAGCGATGCAAAAGCGTATTGGTGATCTTTTGGGACGAGTAAAAGCCCCCGAGTTCCTTTTTAGCCCAGTTAAAGGGCGTTCCTACGTCGAAAATGCTGCGCACCATAAAGAGTCGAAGGCGTTCTGGCTGCTTGATGTCGCGGACTACTTCCCAAGTTGTTCCGCCAACAACGTCGCCCACTTTTTCCATCGAGTGCTCGAATGCTCTCGGGATGTAACCGCTGTTCTAGTTCATTTAGTTACTCTGAATGAATGCTTGCCCCAAGGTTCTCCATGTAGTCCGATCCTCGCCTACTACAGCAACAGCCATGTTTGGCTTGCCGTTGAAGAGCTGGTGAAAGCCCGAGATTGTAAACTCAGCCTCTACGCAGACGACATAACAATTTCTGGCGACGTTGTTCCCAAGGCTCTAATATGGGACATCAAGAAATTAATATTTGGAAATGGACTGCGCCTTAAGGATTCGAAAGAAGTCAGCTTAATTAACGCCCCTGCTGATATCACAGGGGTTATTGTAAAAGAAGGCGGTACTCACTTACCCAACCGCCAACTAAAGATGATAGCTGAACTGAAACAATTGCGAGCCAGAACAACAAACCCAAAGCTTCGAGGACGCCTAGACGAGCAAATTTCAGGTCGATTGTCTCAGCGCAAGCAAGTGGAAAACCCTAAAACGTGA
- a CDS encoding helix-turn-helix transcriptional regulator yields the protein MINEALRLIRVFHDLKQVELAKKIGVSRSHISEIEKGNKTPSLDLIQRYATEFRIPVSSILFFAEELPNAKSGDKIRSKIAGKVIDILRFVERKADAEEAV from the coding sequence ATGATCAATGAAGCACTAAGGTTAATCCGGGTGTTCCATGACTTGAAGCAGGTCGAACTGGCAAAAAAAATCGGCGTCTCGAGGTCCCATATCTCGGAGATCGAAAAGGGTAACAAAACTCCCTCGCTTGATCTGATCCAGCGATACGCGACAGAATTCAGGATTCCGGTTTCTTCGATCTTGTTCTTCGCGGAGGAACTTCCGAACGCCAAATCTGGCGATAAGATTCGTTCAAAAATTGCAGGCAAAGTCATCGACATTCTGCGTTTCGTTGAAAGAAAAGCAGATGCCGAAGAAGCAGTCTGA
- the uvrA gene encoding excinuclease ABC subunit UvrA encodes MGELKNIEIRGAREHNLKSIDVDIPRDRLVVITGLSGSGKSSLAFDTIYAEGQRRYVESLSAYARQFLDMMQKPDVDHIAGLSPAISIEQKTTSKNPRSTVGTVTEIYDYMRLLFARVGTPYSPATGLPIEAQQVSDMVDRVMAMEEGTRAYLLAPIVRDRKGEYRKEFAELAKQGFQRVKVNGEFHELDSPPVLDKKYRHNIDVVVDRLVVKEGLETRLADSFRTALDLADGIAILETAVDEPERFTFSEKFACPVSGFTIPEIEPRLFSFNAPFGACPDCDGLGAELFFDERLVVPDQNISLAGGAIAPWAKSNSPYVRQTVDALAKHYGFDKKAKWKDLPEEVQQLMLHGSSGEKIKFRYDEGGRVYEISRAFEGVIPNIERLYRETESDHRREQFERYQNNRPCGTCGGYRLRPEALAVKIGMRHVGEIVELSIQEALDWVEAVPEALSAQKNEIARAILKEIRERLGFLVNVGLNYLTLSRAAGTLSGGESQRIRLASQIGSGLTGVLYVLDEPSIGLHQRDNDRLLLTLKNLRDQGNTVIVVEHDEEAIREADHVIDMGPGAGVHGGSIIAQGTPKEIEAAADSITGAYLTGSREIAVPAVRRKGNKKKLRVEGATGNNLKDVTADFPLGLFCCITGVSGGGKSTLTIETLFKTASMRLNGARQTPAPCRTIKGLEHLDKVIDIDQRPIGRTPRSNPATYTGAFTPIRDWFAGLPEAKARGYKPGRFSFNVKGGRCEACQGDGVIKIEMHFLPDVYVTCESCGGKRYNRETLEVLFKGKSIADVLDMTVEDAEQFFSAVPSIREKMTALMRVGLGYIKVGQQATTLSGGEAQRVKLSKELSKRSTGRTLYILDEPTTGLHFEDVRKLLEVLHELVDQGNSVLVIEHNLDVIKTADHIIDIGPEGGDGGGEIVAVGTPEAVAAEPRSHTGRYLKDILKARRIAAE; translated from the coding sequence ATGGGCGAGCTGAAGAATATCGAGATCCGGGGGGCGCGGGAGCATAACCTCAAGTCGATCGACGTGGACATTCCGCGGGACCGGCTCGTGGTGATCACGGGGCTGAGCGGGTCGGGCAAATCCTCGCTCGCCTTCGATACGATCTATGCGGAGGGGCAGCGGCGGTATGTCGAGTCCCTCAGCGCGTATGCCCGGCAGTTCCTCGACATGATGCAGAAGCCCGATGTGGACCATATCGCCGGGCTGAGCCCCGCGATCTCCATCGAGCAGAAGACGACCTCGAAGAACCCCCGCTCCACCGTGGGCACCGTGACCGAGATCTACGATTACATGCGGCTGCTCTTCGCGCGCGTCGGCACGCCGTATTCGCCGGCCACCGGGCTGCCGATCGAGGCGCAGCAGGTCTCGGACATGGTGGACCGGGTGATGGCGATGGAGGAGGGGACGCGGGCCTATCTGCTGGCACCCATCGTGCGGGACCGCAAGGGCGAGTATCGCAAGGAATTCGCGGAACTGGCGAAGCAGGGTTTCCAGCGGGTGAAGGTGAACGGCGAGTTCCACGAGCTGGACAGCCCGCCGGTGCTGGACAAGAAGTATCGCCACAACATCGACGTGGTGGTTGACCGGCTGGTGGTGAAGGAAGGGCTGGAGACGCGGCTGGCGGATTCGTTCCGGACGGCGCTGGACCTGGCGGACGGGATCGCCATTCTGGAAACGGCGGTGGACGAGCCGGAGCGATTCACGTTCTCGGAGAAGTTCGCCTGCCCGGTCTCGGGCTTCACGATCCCGGAAATCGAGCCGCGGCTGTTTTCGTTCAACGCGCCGTTCGGGGCCTGCCCGGATTGCGACGGGCTGGGGGCGGAGCTGTTCTTCGACGAGCGGCTGGTGGTGCCGGACCAGAACATCAGCCTGGCGGGCGGGGCGATCGCGCCCTGGGCGAAGAGCAATTCGCCGTATGTGCGGCAGACGGTGGACGCGCTGGCCAAGCATTACGGTTTCGACAAGAAGGCGAAATGGAAGGACCTGCCGGAAGAGGTGCAACAGCTGATGCTGCACGGGTCGTCCGGCGAGAAGATCAAGTTCCGGTATGACGAGGGCGGGCGGGTCTACGAGATCAGCCGGGCGTTCGAGGGGGTGATCCCCAACATCGAGCGGCTGTACCGGGAGACGGAGAGCGACCACCGGCGCGAGCAATTCGAGCGGTATCAGAACAACCGGCCCTGCGGCACCTGCGGGGGCTACCGGCTGCGGCCGGAGGCGCTGGCGGTGAAGATCGGGATGCGGCATGTGGGCGAGATCGTCGAGCTGTCGATCCAGGAGGCGCTGGACTGGGTGGAAGCGGTGCCGGAGGCGCTGAGCGCGCAGAAGAACGAGATCGCGCGGGCGATCCTGAAGGAGATCCGCGAGCGGCTGGGCTTCCTTGTGAATGTCGGGCTGAATTACCTAACGCTGAGCCGGGCGGCGGGGACGCTAAGTGGCGGCGAGAGCCAGCGGATCCGGCTGGCGAGCCAGATCGGCTCGGGGCTGACCGGGGTGCTGTACGTGCTGGACGAGCCGTCCATCGGACTGCACCAGCGCGACAATGACCGGTTGCTGCTGACGCTGAAGAACCTGCGCGACCAGGGCAATACGGTGATCGTGGTCGAGCATGACGAGGAGGCGATCCGCGAGGCGGATCACGTGATCGACATGGGGCCGGGTGCGGGGGTGCATGGCGGCAGTATCATTGCGCAGGGCACGCCTAAGGAAATCGAGGCGGCGGCGGACTCCATCACCGGTGCCTACCTGACGGGCAGCCGGGAAATCGCGGTGCCGGCGGTGAGGCGCAAGGGCAACAAGAAGAAGCTTCGGGTCGAAGGCGCCACCGGCAACAACCTGAAGGACGTGACGGCGGATTTCCCGCTGGGCCTGTTCTGCTGCATCACGGGTGTGTCGGGCGGCGGCAAGTCGACGCTGACGATCGAGACGCTGTTCAAGACTGCGTCCATGCGGCTGAACGGGGCGCGGCAGACGCCGGCGCCTTGCCGGACGATCAAGGGGTTGGAGCATCTCGACAAGGTGATCGACATCGACCAGCGGCCCATCGGGCGCACGCCGCGTTCGAATCCGGCGACCTACACGGGTGCTTTCACCCCGATCCGGGACTGGTTCGCCGGGCTGCCGGAGGCGAAGGCGCGGGGCTACAAGCCCGGGCGCTTCAGCTTCAACGTCAAGGGTGGGCGCTGCGAGGCGTGCCAGGGTGACGGGGTGATCAAGATCGAGATGCATTTCCTGCCGGATGTCTATGTCACCTGCGAGAGCTGCGGCGGCAAGCGCTACAACCGCGAGACGCTGGAAGTGCTGTTCAAGGGCAAGAGTATTGCCGACGTGCTGGACATGACCGTGGAGGACGCGGAACAGTTCTTCAGCGCTGTACCTTCGATCCGTGAAAAGATGACGGCGCTGATGCGGGTGGGCCTCGGTTACATCAAGGTCGGCCAGCAGGCCACGACACTGTCTGGCGGCGAGGCGCAGCGGGTGAAGCTGTCCAAGGAACTGTCCAAGCGGTCTACCGGGCGGACGCTCTACATTCTCGATGAGCCCACCACGGGGCTGCATTTCGAGGATGTGCGCAAGCTGCTGGAGGTGCTGCACGAACTGGTGGACCAGGGAAACTCGGTGCTGGTGATCGAGCACAATCTCGATGTCATCAAGACGGCTGATCATATCATCGACATCGGCCCGGAAGGCGGTGATGGCGGTGGCGAGATTGTCGCTGTTGGCACACCGGAAGCAGTGGCGGCAGAACCGCGCAGCCATACGGGGCGATACCTGAAGGATATTTTGAAGGCACGGCGGATCGCCGCGGAGTAA
- a CDS encoding excinuclease ABC subunit A — MFRTLAIASLLAATSLTPAMADNNRHCPPGLAKKSPACVPPGQAKKWHRDDDDRRHTRYHRGDRYDDDVIFIRDPERYGLRRGESYIRSGDYVFRVNRETREVLDLIGAVSAILN; from the coding sequence ATGTTCCGTACCCTCGCCATAGCCAGCCTGCTGGCAGCAACCTCGCTAACGCCTGCGATGGCCGACAACAATCGTCATTGCCCGCCGGGCCTGGCCAAGAAATCGCCCGCCTGCGTCCCTCCGGGGCAGGCGAAGAAGTGGCACCGCGACGACGATGATCGCCGACACACGCGCTACCACCGTGGTGACCGCTATGACGATGACGTGATCTTCATCCGCGATCCGGAGCGTTACGGCCTGCGCCGTGGCGAAAGCTATATACGCTCCGGCGACTACGTTTTTCGGGTCAACCGCGAAACCCGCGAAGTGCTGGACCTCATCGGTGCTGTCTCTGCCATCCTCAACTGA
- the mmsB gene encoding 3-hydroxyisobutyrate dehydrogenase, producing MKIGFIGLGNMGAPMASNLANAGHEVTGFDVAGTTAEGVTIAASASEAATGRDAVVTMLPNGAILRTVAAEIIPAMAADTAFIDCSTVDVESARAVAEQALEAGLLPVDAPVSGGIGGAQAGTLTFMAGGSEKAFAKAQPLFEIMGAKSVHCGEAGAGQAAKICNNMILGISMLGTCEAFALAEKLGLDWQKMFDVVSTSSGSCWSVNTYCPAPGIGPQSPADNDYRPGFAAELMLKDLLLSQDAAESTGATTPIGARATELYANFVEQGGRGRDFSAVLEMLRKKT from the coding sequence ATGAAGATCGGATTTATCGGGCTTGGAAACATGGGGGCGCCGATGGCGTCGAACCTCGCGAACGCGGGCCATGAGGTCACCGGCTTCGATGTTGCGGGCACGACGGCTGAGGGTGTCACCATCGCCGCCAGCGCGTCGGAGGCAGCCACCGGGCGGGACGCGGTCGTCACAATGCTGCCCAACGGCGCGATCCTCCGCACGGTCGCGGCGGAGATCATCCCGGCGATGGCCGCCGACACCGCCTTCATCGACTGCTCGACGGTCGATGTCGAAAGCGCCCGTGCCGTCGCGGAGCAAGCTTTGGAAGCAGGCCTGCTTCCCGTCGACGCCCCCGTCTCCGGCGGTATCGGCGGCGCACAGGCCGGCACTCTGACCTTCATGGCTGGCGGCAGCGAAAAAGCCTTCGCCAAGGCCCAGCCACTTTTTGAGATCATGGGCGCCAAATCCGTACACTGCGGCGAAGCAGGCGCCGGCCAGGCCGCCAAGATCTGCAACAACATGATTCTCGGAATCTCCATGCTGGGCACCTGCGAAGCCTTCGCCCTCGCCGAGAAACTCGGTCTCGACTGGCAGAAGATGTTCGACGTCGTTTCGACCTCCTCCGGCTCCTGCTGGTCCGTAAACACCTATTGCCCCGCACCCGGCATCGGCCCGCAATCGCCCGCCGACAACGATTATCGCCCCGGCTTCGCTGCGGAACTGATGCTGAAGGATCTTTTGTTGTCGCAAGACGCGGCGGAAAGCACCGGTGCTACCACGCCTATCGGCGCCCGCGCGACAGAACTCTACGCCAATTTTGTTGAACAGGGCGGTAGGGGACGCGATTTTTCTGCCGTGCTTGAAATGCTCCGCAAGAAAACTTGA